One part of the Oryzias melastigma strain HK-1 linkage group LG21, ASM292280v2, whole genome shotgun sequence genome encodes these proteins:
- the ankrd44 gene encoding serine/threonine-protein phosphatase 6 regulatory ankyrin repeat subunit B isoform X1, translating to MAVLKLADQPALIQAIFSGDPEEIRMLIYKSEDINVLDAEKRTPLHAAAFLGDAEITELLILSGARVNAKDNMWFTPLHRAVASRSEDAVQVLIRHSADVNARDKNWQTPLHVASANNALRCAEVIIPMLTSVNVSDRGGRTALHHAALNGHTEMVNLLLAKGANINAFDKKDGRALHWAAFMGHLDVVSVLVSHGAEVSCKDKRGYTPLHAAASSGQIAVVKHLLNLSVEIDEPNAFGNTALHVACFNGQDAVVSELIDYGANVSQPNNKGFTPLHFAAASTHGALCLEFLVNNGADINIQSRDGKSPLHMTAVHGRFTRSQTLIQNGGEINSVDKDGNTPLHVAARYGHELLINTLITSGADCARRGVHGMFPLHLAALNAHSDCCRKLLSSGRRFSLCNDSVLFAGFQIDTPDSLGRTCLHAAAAGGNVDCVQLLLKSGGEHNKTDKCGRTPLHYAAASRHYQCLQTLVACGTDINATDQWGRSALHYAAASDLDRRRRVALEPESEGVQAEKEKEAAQCLEFLLQSGAAAALKDEQGYSPVHYAAAFGHRQCLELLLDRDDGHQEDEDCGNARSPLHLAAYHGHAQALQVLLRGGREVDQKDQAGRTPLALAALRGHADCVHTLLSQGASPLSTEQLYGRTPVHLAVMNGHTTCVRLLLDEPDGPELLDAADPQGQTPLMLAVAGGHVDAVSLLLEREANVNVADKKGLTALHLGLLCAQDECVQCLLEQEASVLQGDSQGRTPIHLAAAQGHASWLSELLTIACSESSSLPPLRDGSGYTPLHWACFYGQDGCVEVLLEQRGCRCIDGNPFTPLHCAVVSGHESCAALLLEAMGSDITGCRDSKGRTPLHAAAFAGQIDCIQLLLSHDAPVDPADERGRTPLMTAVAKGRVGALEVLLGAGAGLSLSDRDGNTPLHVACSNGTEESVLMILQKLSDATLINATNAALQTPLHLAAQRGLKKAVQELLSRGASVQMVDENGLTPALACAPSRQVADCLALILASMMPFCSPCSSGAPSPGFLLRPLPRGKGPGLQGPRSPRNPLGPLSGGTTENDSEDSETF from the exons ATGGCGGTTCTCAAGCTGGCCGATCAG CCGGCTCTAATCCAGGCCATCTTCAGCGGGGACCCCGAGGAGATCCGAATGCTCATCTACAAATCTGAGGACATCAACGTTCTG GATGCAGAGAAGCGCACCCCCCTGCACGCCGCCGCCTTCCTGGGTGATGCAGAAATCACAGAACTCCTCATCCTCTCTG GTGCCCGGGTCAACGCCAAAGACAACATGTGGTTCACTCCTCTACACCGGGCAGTGGCATCTCGGAGTGAG GATGCTGTGCAAGTCCTGATCCGTCACTCTGCAGATGTGAACGCTCGGGACAAGAACTGGCAGACGCCGCTGCATGTGGCTTCAGCCAACAACGCCCTGCGCTGCGCCGAGGTCATCATCCCCATGCTGACCAGCGTTAATGTGTCCGACCGCGGGGGGCGCACCGCCCTGCATCACGCCGCTCTCAACGGGCACACGGAG ATGGTGAACCTCCTGCTGGCTAAAGGAGCAAACATCAACGCCTTCGATAAGAAGGACGGCCGGGCTCTGCACTGGGCCGCCTTCATGG GTCACCTGGATGTAGTGTCTGTGCTGGTGAGTCACGGCGCTGAGGTCAGCTGTAAGGACAAGCGAGGGTACACGCCGCTCCACGCAGCCGCCTCCAGCGGACAGATCGCCGTGGTCAAACACCTGCTCAACCTGTCAGTGGAG ATAGATGAGCCCAATGCGTTTGGGAACACGGCTCTGCATGTGGCGTGCTTCAATGGCCAGGATGCCGTCGTTAGCGAGCTTATCGATTACGGCGCCAACGTCAGCCAGCCCAACAACAAGGGCTTCACGCCGCTGCACTTTGCTGCTGCTTCCACGCACGGAGCGCTCTGCCTGGAATTCCTGGTGAACAACGGAGCCGACATCAACATCCAG AGTCGGGACGGGAAGAGTCCTCTCCACATGACGGCTGTCCACGGACGCTTCACTCGCTCGCAGACCCTCATCCAGAACG GGGGGGAGATCAACAGTGTGGACAAGGACGGAAACACCCCCCTCCATGTTGCAGCGCGCTACGGACACGAGCTCCTCATCAACACCCTCATCACCAGCGGAGCAGACTGCGCCAG GCGGGGGGTCCACGGCATGTTTCCTCTCCACCTGGCGGCCCTGAACGCTCATTCTGACTGCTGCAGGAAGCTGCTGTCCTCAG GTCGGAGGTTTAGTTTGTGTAACGACTCGGTCCTGTTCGCAGGCTTCCAGATAGACACCCCCGACAGCCTGGGGAGAACATGTCTGCACGCTGCTGCGGCGGGGGG aaaCGTGGATTgtgtgcagctgctgctgaaaagtGGAGGAGAACACAACAAGACAGATAAGTGTGGCAG GACTCCTCTCCACTACGCTGCTGCCAGCCGTCACTATCAGTGTCTGCAGACGTTGGTCGCCTGTGGCACTGACATTAACGCCACTGACCAGTGGGGGCGCTCTGCCTTGCACTATGCTGCTGCCTCAGACCTGGACAGGAG ACGGCGTGTAGCTCTGGAGCCAGAGAGTGAAGGAGTTCAGGCTGAAAAAGAGAAGGAGGCTGCACA GTGTTTGGAGTTCCTGCTTCAGAGCGGCGCGGCGGCGGCGCTGAAGGACGAGCAGGGCTACAGTCCCGTCCACTACGCTGCGGCGTTCGGGCACCGGCAGTGCCTTGAGCTG ctgctggacagaGATGATGGTCACCAGGAAGATGAAGACTGTGGGAACGCGCGGAGCCCGCTCCACCTTGCT GCGTATCACGGCCATGCTCAGGCCCTGCAGGTGCTTTTGCGGGGGGGCCGGGAGGTGGACCAGAAGGACCAGGCGGGGAGGACTCCGTTGGCCCTGGCTGCCCTGCGGGGCCACGCTGACTGCGTTCACACTCTGCTCAGCCAGGGGGCGTCGCCGCTCTCCACCGAGCAGCTGTACGGACGCACACCTGTGCACCTGGCAG TCATGAACGGCCACACCACGTGTGTGCGCCTCCTGCTGGACGAGCCGGACGGCCCGGAGCTCCTGGACGCGGCGGACCCTCAGGGACA GACACCTCTGATGCTGGCAGTGGCGGGGGGGCACGTGGACGCCGTGTCGCTGCTGCTGGAGCGGGAAGCCAACGTGAACGTGGCGGATAAGAAGGGCCTGACGGCGCTGCACCTGGGG CTTCTGTGCGCTCAGGACGAGTGTGTCCAGTGTTTGCTGGAGCAGGAGGCGTCGGTGCTGCAGGGGGACTCGCAGGGTCGAACCCCCATCCACCTGGCTGCAGCCCAAGGCCACGCCTCCTGGCTGAGCGAGCTGCTGACCATCGCCTGCTCCGAGTCCAGCAGTCTGCCACCACTGAGGGACGGCAGCGGATACACACCTCTGCATTGGGCATGCTTCTATG GTCAGGACGGCTGCGTGGAGGTCCTGCTGGAGCAGAGGGGCTGCCGCTGCATCGACGGGAACCCCTTCACCCCCCTCCACTGTGCTGT GGTGAGCGGTCACGAGTCGTGCGCGGCGCTGCTGCTGGAGGCCATGGGCTCTGACATCACCGGCTGCAGGGATTCGAAGGGCAG GACTCCTCTTCACGCTGCAGCGTTTGCGGGTCAGATTGACTGCATTCAGCTTCTCCTTTCCCATGATGCACCTGTGGACCCTGCAGACGAGCGAGGCCGCACCCCCCTGATGACAGCAGTTGCAAAGGGCCGTGTGGGGGCTCTGG AGGTCCTGCTGGGCGCCGGCGCCGGGCTGAGTCTGAGCGACCGGGACGGGAACACGCCACTGCACGTAGCGTGCAGTAAC GGAACAGAGGAGAGCGTGCTGATGATCCTGCAGAAGCTGTCGGACGCCACGCTCATAAACGCCACCAACGCAGCGCTGCAAAC ACCTCTCCACCTGGCGGCGCAGCGCGGCCTGAAGAAGGCGGTCCAGGAGCTGCTGTCCCGAGGAGCCAGCGTGCAGATGGTGGATGAGAACG GTCTGACCCCCGCCCTGGCTTGTGCTCCTAGCAGACAGGTGGCTG
- the ankrd44 gene encoding serine/threonine-protein phosphatase 6 regulatory ankyrin repeat subunit B isoform X2, with amino-acid sequence MAVLKLADQPALIQAIFSGDPEEIRMLIYKSEDINVLDAEKRTPLHAAAFLGDAEITELLILSGARVNAKDNMWFTPLHRAVASRSEDAVQVLIRHSADVNARDKNWQTPLHVASANNALRCAEVIIPMLTSVNVSDRGGRTALHHAALNGHTEMVNLLLAKGANINAFDKKDGRALHWAAFMGHLDVVSVLVSHGAEVSCKDKRGYTPLHAAASSGQIAVVKHLLNLSVEIDEPNAFGNTALHVACFNGQDAVVSELIDYGANVSQPNNKGFTPLHFAAASTHGALCLEFLVNNGADINIQSRDGKSPLHMTAVHGRFTRSQTLIQNGGEINSVDKDGNTPLHVAARYGHELLINTLITSGADCARRGVHGMFPLHLAALNAHSDCCRKLLSSGFQIDTPDSLGRTCLHAAAAGGNVDCVQLLLKSGGEHNKTDKCGRTPLHYAAASRHYQCLQTLVACGTDINATDQWGRSALHYAAASDLDRRRRVALEPESEGVQAEKEKEAAQCLEFLLQSGAAAALKDEQGYSPVHYAAAFGHRQCLELLLDRDDGHQEDEDCGNARSPLHLAAYHGHAQALQVLLRGGREVDQKDQAGRTPLALAALRGHADCVHTLLSQGASPLSTEQLYGRTPVHLAVMNGHTTCVRLLLDEPDGPELLDAADPQGQTPLMLAVAGGHVDAVSLLLEREANVNVADKKGLTALHLGLLCAQDECVQCLLEQEASVLQGDSQGRTPIHLAAAQGHASWLSELLTIACSESSSLPPLRDGSGYTPLHWACFYGQDGCVEVLLEQRGCRCIDGNPFTPLHCAVVSGHESCAALLLEAMGSDITGCRDSKGRTPLHAAAFAGQIDCIQLLLSHDAPVDPADERGRTPLMTAVAKGRVGALEVLLGAGAGLSLSDRDGNTPLHVACSNGTEESVLMILQKLSDATLINATNAALQTPLHLAAQRGLKKAVQELLSRGASVQMVDENGLTPALACAPSRQVADCLALILASMMPFCSPCSSGAPSPGFLLRPLPRGKGPGLQGPRSPRNPLGPLSGGTTENDSEDSETF; translated from the exons ATGGCGGTTCTCAAGCTGGCCGATCAG CCGGCTCTAATCCAGGCCATCTTCAGCGGGGACCCCGAGGAGATCCGAATGCTCATCTACAAATCTGAGGACATCAACGTTCTG GATGCAGAGAAGCGCACCCCCCTGCACGCCGCCGCCTTCCTGGGTGATGCAGAAATCACAGAACTCCTCATCCTCTCTG GTGCCCGGGTCAACGCCAAAGACAACATGTGGTTCACTCCTCTACACCGGGCAGTGGCATCTCGGAGTGAG GATGCTGTGCAAGTCCTGATCCGTCACTCTGCAGATGTGAACGCTCGGGACAAGAACTGGCAGACGCCGCTGCATGTGGCTTCAGCCAACAACGCCCTGCGCTGCGCCGAGGTCATCATCCCCATGCTGACCAGCGTTAATGTGTCCGACCGCGGGGGGCGCACCGCCCTGCATCACGCCGCTCTCAACGGGCACACGGAG ATGGTGAACCTCCTGCTGGCTAAAGGAGCAAACATCAACGCCTTCGATAAGAAGGACGGCCGGGCTCTGCACTGGGCCGCCTTCATGG GTCACCTGGATGTAGTGTCTGTGCTGGTGAGTCACGGCGCTGAGGTCAGCTGTAAGGACAAGCGAGGGTACACGCCGCTCCACGCAGCCGCCTCCAGCGGACAGATCGCCGTGGTCAAACACCTGCTCAACCTGTCAGTGGAG ATAGATGAGCCCAATGCGTTTGGGAACACGGCTCTGCATGTGGCGTGCTTCAATGGCCAGGATGCCGTCGTTAGCGAGCTTATCGATTACGGCGCCAACGTCAGCCAGCCCAACAACAAGGGCTTCACGCCGCTGCACTTTGCTGCTGCTTCCACGCACGGAGCGCTCTGCCTGGAATTCCTGGTGAACAACGGAGCCGACATCAACATCCAG AGTCGGGACGGGAAGAGTCCTCTCCACATGACGGCTGTCCACGGACGCTTCACTCGCTCGCAGACCCTCATCCAGAACG GGGGGGAGATCAACAGTGTGGACAAGGACGGAAACACCCCCCTCCATGTTGCAGCGCGCTACGGACACGAGCTCCTCATCAACACCCTCATCACCAGCGGAGCAGACTGCGCCAG GCGGGGGGTCCACGGCATGTTTCCTCTCCACCTGGCGGCCCTGAACGCTCATTCTGACTGCTGCAGGAAGCTGCTGTCCTCAG GCTTCCAGATAGACACCCCCGACAGCCTGGGGAGAACATGTCTGCACGCTGCTGCGGCGGGGGG aaaCGTGGATTgtgtgcagctgctgctgaaaagtGGAGGAGAACACAACAAGACAGATAAGTGTGGCAG GACTCCTCTCCACTACGCTGCTGCCAGCCGTCACTATCAGTGTCTGCAGACGTTGGTCGCCTGTGGCACTGACATTAACGCCACTGACCAGTGGGGGCGCTCTGCCTTGCACTATGCTGCTGCCTCAGACCTGGACAGGAG ACGGCGTGTAGCTCTGGAGCCAGAGAGTGAAGGAGTTCAGGCTGAAAAAGAGAAGGAGGCTGCACA GTGTTTGGAGTTCCTGCTTCAGAGCGGCGCGGCGGCGGCGCTGAAGGACGAGCAGGGCTACAGTCCCGTCCACTACGCTGCGGCGTTCGGGCACCGGCAGTGCCTTGAGCTG ctgctggacagaGATGATGGTCACCAGGAAGATGAAGACTGTGGGAACGCGCGGAGCCCGCTCCACCTTGCT GCGTATCACGGCCATGCTCAGGCCCTGCAGGTGCTTTTGCGGGGGGGCCGGGAGGTGGACCAGAAGGACCAGGCGGGGAGGACTCCGTTGGCCCTGGCTGCCCTGCGGGGCCACGCTGACTGCGTTCACACTCTGCTCAGCCAGGGGGCGTCGCCGCTCTCCACCGAGCAGCTGTACGGACGCACACCTGTGCACCTGGCAG TCATGAACGGCCACACCACGTGTGTGCGCCTCCTGCTGGACGAGCCGGACGGCCCGGAGCTCCTGGACGCGGCGGACCCTCAGGGACA GACACCTCTGATGCTGGCAGTGGCGGGGGGGCACGTGGACGCCGTGTCGCTGCTGCTGGAGCGGGAAGCCAACGTGAACGTGGCGGATAAGAAGGGCCTGACGGCGCTGCACCTGGGG CTTCTGTGCGCTCAGGACGAGTGTGTCCAGTGTTTGCTGGAGCAGGAGGCGTCGGTGCTGCAGGGGGACTCGCAGGGTCGAACCCCCATCCACCTGGCTGCAGCCCAAGGCCACGCCTCCTGGCTGAGCGAGCTGCTGACCATCGCCTGCTCCGAGTCCAGCAGTCTGCCACCACTGAGGGACGGCAGCGGATACACACCTCTGCATTGGGCATGCTTCTATG GTCAGGACGGCTGCGTGGAGGTCCTGCTGGAGCAGAGGGGCTGCCGCTGCATCGACGGGAACCCCTTCACCCCCCTCCACTGTGCTGT GGTGAGCGGTCACGAGTCGTGCGCGGCGCTGCTGCTGGAGGCCATGGGCTCTGACATCACCGGCTGCAGGGATTCGAAGGGCAG GACTCCTCTTCACGCTGCAGCGTTTGCGGGTCAGATTGACTGCATTCAGCTTCTCCTTTCCCATGATGCACCTGTGGACCCTGCAGACGAGCGAGGCCGCACCCCCCTGATGACAGCAGTTGCAAAGGGCCGTGTGGGGGCTCTGG AGGTCCTGCTGGGCGCCGGCGCCGGGCTGAGTCTGAGCGACCGGGACGGGAACACGCCACTGCACGTAGCGTGCAGTAAC GGAACAGAGGAGAGCGTGCTGATGATCCTGCAGAAGCTGTCGGACGCCACGCTCATAAACGCCACCAACGCAGCGCTGCAAAC ACCTCTCCACCTGGCGGCGCAGCGCGGCCTGAAGAAGGCGGTCCAGGAGCTGCTGTCCCGAGGAGCCAGCGTGCAGATGGTGGATGAGAACG GTCTGACCCCCGCCCTGGCTTGTGCTCCTAGCAGACAGGTGGCTG
- the ankrd44 gene encoding serine/threonine-protein phosphatase 6 regulatory ankyrin repeat subunit B isoform X3 yields the protein MAVLKLADQPALIQAIFSGDPEEIRMLIYKSEDINVLDAEKRTPLHAAAFLGDAEITELLILSGARVNAKDNMWFTPLHRAVASRSEDAVQVLIRHSADVNARDKNWQTPLHVASANNALRCAEVIIPMLTSVNVSDRGGRTALHHAALNGHTEMVNLLLAKGANINAFDKKDGRALHWAAFMGHLDVVSVLVSHGAEVSCKDKRGYTPLHAAASSGQIAVVKHLLNLSVEIDEPNAFGNTALHVACFNGQDAVVSELIDYGANVSQPNNKGFTPLHFAAASTHGALCLEFLVNNGADINIQSRDGKSPLHMTAVHGRFTRSQTLIQNGGEINSVDKDGNTPLHVAARYGHELLINTLITSGADCARRGVHGMFPLHLAALNAHSDCCRKLLSSGRRFSLCNDSVLFAGFQIDTPDSLGRTCLHAAAAGGNVDCVQLLLKSGGEHNKTDKCGRTPLHYAAASRHYQCLQTLVACGTDINATDQWGRSALHYAAASDLDRRRRVALEPESEGVQAEKEKEAAQCLEFLLQSGAAAALKDEQGYSPVHYAAAFGHRQCLELLLDRDDGHQEDEDCGNARSPLHLAAYHGHAQALQVLLRGGREVDQKDQAGRTPLALAALRGHADCVHTLLSQGASPLSTEQLYGRTPVHLAVMNGHTTCVRLLLDEPDGPELLDAADPQGQTPLMLAVAGGHVDAVSLLLEREANVNVADKKGLTALHLGLLCAQDECVQCLLEQEASVLQGDSQGRTPIHLAAAQGHASWLSELLTIACSESSSLPPLRDGSGYTPLHWACFYGQDGCVEVLLEQRGCRCIDGNPFTPLHCAVVSGHESCAALLLEAMGSDITGCRDSKGRTPLHAAAFAGQIDCIQLLLSHDAPVDPADERGRTPLMTAVAKGRVGALEVLLGAGAGLSLSDRDGNTPLHVACSNGTEESVLMILQKLSDATLINATNAALQTPLHLAAQRGLKKAVQELLSRGASVQMVDENAPGPPPQASC from the exons ATGGCGGTTCTCAAGCTGGCCGATCAG CCGGCTCTAATCCAGGCCATCTTCAGCGGGGACCCCGAGGAGATCCGAATGCTCATCTACAAATCTGAGGACATCAACGTTCTG GATGCAGAGAAGCGCACCCCCCTGCACGCCGCCGCCTTCCTGGGTGATGCAGAAATCACAGAACTCCTCATCCTCTCTG GTGCCCGGGTCAACGCCAAAGACAACATGTGGTTCACTCCTCTACACCGGGCAGTGGCATCTCGGAGTGAG GATGCTGTGCAAGTCCTGATCCGTCACTCTGCAGATGTGAACGCTCGGGACAAGAACTGGCAGACGCCGCTGCATGTGGCTTCAGCCAACAACGCCCTGCGCTGCGCCGAGGTCATCATCCCCATGCTGACCAGCGTTAATGTGTCCGACCGCGGGGGGCGCACCGCCCTGCATCACGCCGCTCTCAACGGGCACACGGAG ATGGTGAACCTCCTGCTGGCTAAAGGAGCAAACATCAACGCCTTCGATAAGAAGGACGGCCGGGCTCTGCACTGGGCCGCCTTCATGG GTCACCTGGATGTAGTGTCTGTGCTGGTGAGTCACGGCGCTGAGGTCAGCTGTAAGGACAAGCGAGGGTACACGCCGCTCCACGCAGCCGCCTCCAGCGGACAGATCGCCGTGGTCAAACACCTGCTCAACCTGTCAGTGGAG ATAGATGAGCCCAATGCGTTTGGGAACACGGCTCTGCATGTGGCGTGCTTCAATGGCCAGGATGCCGTCGTTAGCGAGCTTATCGATTACGGCGCCAACGTCAGCCAGCCCAACAACAAGGGCTTCACGCCGCTGCACTTTGCTGCTGCTTCCACGCACGGAGCGCTCTGCCTGGAATTCCTGGTGAACAACGGAGCCGACATCAACATCCAG AGTCGGGACGGGAAGAGTCCTCTCCACATGACGGCTGTCCACGGACGCTTCACTCGCTCGCAGACCCTCATCCAGAACG GGGGGGAGATCAACAGTGTGGACAAGGACGGAAACACCCCCCTCCATGTTGCAGCGCGCTACGGACACGAGCTCCTCATCAACACCCTCATCACCAGCGGAGCAGACTGCGCCAG GCGGGGGGTCCACGGCATGTTTCCTCTCCACCTGGCGGCCCTGAACGCTCATTCTGACTGCTGCAGGAAGCTGCTGTCCTCAG GTCGGAGGTTTAGTTTGTGTAACGACTCGGTCCTGTTCGCAGGCTTCCAGATAGACACCCCCGACAGCCTGGGGAGAACATGTCTGCACGCTGCTGCGGCGGGGGG aaaCGTGGATTgtgtgcagctgctgctgaaaagtGGAGGAGAACACAACAAGACAGATAAGTGTGGCAG GACTCCTCTCCACTACGCTGCTGCCAGCCGTCACTATCAGTGTCTGCAGACGTTGGTCGCCTGTGGCACTGACATTAACGCCACTGACCAGTGGGGGCGCTCTGCCTTGCACTATGCTGCTGCCTCAGACCTGGACAGGAG ACGGCGTGTAGCTCTGGAGCCAGAGAGTGAAGGAGTTCAGGCTGAAAAAGAGAAGGAGGCTGCACA GTGTTTGGAGTTCCTGCTTCAGAGCGGCGCGGCGGCGGCGCTGAAGGACGAGCAGGGCTACAGTCCCGTCCACTACGCTGCGGCGTTCGGGCACCGGCAGTGCCTTGAGCTG ctgctggacagaGATGATGGTCACCAGGAAGATGAAGACTGTGGGAACGCGCGGAGCCCGCTCCACCTTGCT GCGTATCACGGCCATGCTCAGGCCCTGCAGGTGCTTTTGCGGGGGGGCCGGGAGGTGGACCAGAAGGACCAGGCGGGGAGGACTCCGTTGGCCCTGGCTGCCCTGCGGGGCCACGCTGACTGCGTTCACACTCTGCTCAGCCAGGGGGCGTCGCCGCTCTCCACCGAGCAGCTGTACGGACGCACACCTGTGCACCTGGCAG TCATGAACGGCCACACCACGTGTGTGCGCCTCCTGCTGGACGAGCCGGACGGCCCGGAGCTCCTGGACGCGGCGGACCCTCAGGGACA GACACCTCTGATGCTGGCAGTGGCGGGGGGGCACGTGGACGCCGTGTCGCTGCTGCTGGAGCGGGAAGCCAACGTGAACGTGGCGGATAAGAAGGGCCTGACGGCGCTGCACCTGGGG CTTCTGTGCGCTCAGGACGAGTGTGTCCAGTGTTTGCTGGAGCAGGAGGCGTCGGTGCTGCAGGGGGACTCGCAGGGTCGAACCCCCATCCACCTGGCTGCAGCCCAAGGCCACGCCTCCTGGCTGAGCGAGCTGCTGACCATCGCCTGCTCCGAGTCCAGCAGTCTGCCACCACTGAGGGACGGCAGCGGATACACACCTCTGCATTGGGCATGCTTCTATG GTCAGGACGGCTGCGTGGAGGTCCTGCTGGAGCAGAGGGGCTGCCGCTGCATCGACGGGAACCCCTTCACCCCCCTCCACTGTGCTGT GGTGAGCGGTCACGAGTCGTGCGCGGCGCTGCTGCTGGAGGCCATGGGCTCTGACATCACCGGCTGCAGGGATTCGAAGGGCAG GACTCCTCTTCACGCTGCAGCGTTTGCGGGTCAGATTGACTGCATTCAGCTTCTCCTTTCCCATGATGCACCTGTGGACCCTGCAGACGAGCGAGGCCGCACCCCCCTGATGACAGCAGTTGCAAAGGGCCGTGTGGGGGCTCTGG AGGTCCTGCTGGGCGCCGGCGCCGGGCTGAGTCTGAGCGACCGGGACGGGAACACGCCACTGCACGTAGCGTGCAGTAAC GGAACAGAGGAGAGCGTGCTGATGATCCTGCAGAAGCTGTCGGACGCCACGCTCATAAACGCCACCAACGCAGCGCTGCAAAC ACCTCTCCACCTGGCGGCGCAGCGCGGCCTGAAGAAGGCGGTCCAGGAGCTGCTGTCCCGAGGAGCCAGCGTGCAGATGGTGGATGAGAACG